A genomic window from Fibrobacterota bacterium includes:
- a CDS encoding DUF89 family protein, translating into MDRTLNTTDEVVEEMPLECRSCILGQALRTAREAGFPDSGQSRLVQQTAQWMSYPSHPRSTQHLGRQITDEVLSISQLPPDFDIYREPKAMSNRLAQMHVQRLRQAITRSADPLAMAVRVAAAGNVIDFGAKDHATMDIEGELSRVTSQTFERFDIEAFRERLASADVLLYICDNAGEIVFDALLMEVLLATRPGLSIQAAFRGAPILNDATVEDALSVGIDAYADVVSSGCRLAGCVLDECSEEFRVRFQSADLILSKGQGNLSALMTDADERVFFVFRTKCAPIARKSGTTQGNLQMIQGKGFPTRV; encoded by the coding sequence ATGGATCGAACGCTGAACACCACCGACGAAGTGGTCGAGGAAATGCCATTGGAATGCCGCTCGTGCATTCTGGGACAAGCCTTGCGAACCGCTCGGGAAGCCGGCTTCCCGGATTCGGGACAGTCGCGCCTGGTCCAACAGACGGCCCAATGGATGTCCTATCCCTCGCACCCCCGCTCCACCCAGCATCTGGGCAGACAGATCACGGACGAAGTCCTTTCGATCAGCCAGCTTCCCCCCGATTTCGACATCTATCGGGAACCGAAAGCCATGTCCAATCGCTTGGCCCAGATGCATGTGCAGCGGCTGCGCCAAGCCATCACGCGGTCCGCGGACCCGTTGGCGATGGCGGTTCGGGTGGCGGCGGCCGGGAATGTGATCGATTTCGGGGCCAAAGACCACGCCACAATGGACATCGAAGGCGAGTTGAGCCGCGTGACCAGCCAGACCTTCGAGCGCTTCGACATCGAAGCGTTCCGCGAACGGTTGGCCAGCGCCGATGTCCTGCTGTACATCTGCGACAACGCGGGCGAGATCGTGTTCGACGCACTGCTGATGGAAGTCCTTTTGGCCACGCGGCCCGGGCTTTCCATCCAGGCGGCATTCCGGGGGGCGCCCATCCTCAACGACGCCACCGTGGAAGATGCCTTGTCCGTGGGGATCGATGCCTACGCGGATGTGGTTTCCAGTGGCTGTCGGCTGGCAGGTTGCGTGCTCGACGAATGTTCGGAGGAATTCCGGGTCCGCTTCCAATCGGCGGACCTGATCCTGAGCAAGGGGCAGGGGAACCTTTCCGCTCTGATGACGGATGCCGATGAACGCGTGTTCTTCGTGTTCCGGACAAAATGCGCGCCGATCGCCAGGAAATCGGGAACCACCCAGGGCAATCTGCAGATGATCCAAGGCAAGGGTTTTCCAACAAGGGTGTAA
- a CDS encoding ATP-binding protein, with the protein MKELVVLSGKGGTGKTSLTAAFATLAGRVVVADCDVDAANLHLLLAPILRETGEFQGGKEAIIRTRDCTACGLCATLCRFGSVRESEGKFAISHCEGCGVCVEFCPQHAIDWVPAMTGTWMVSDCPTGRMAHAHLRPGAENSGKLAAFVRKLAKEQATETGSDLVLVDGPPGIGCPVIASLTGADAALIVTEPTPSGIHDMERILDLTRHFGVDTRVVINKFDINLEKTQRIRDLVSGRGLGWVGTLPYSPLFTQAQVEGKPIPLAFPDAEITERIRLIWKETKTWIER; encoded by the coding sequence ATGAAGGAATTGGTGGTTCTCAGCGGCAAAGGTGGAACCGGAAAAACCTCGCTCACGGCGGCGTTCGCGACCTTGGCAGGCAGGGTGGTCGTGGCCGATTGCGATGTCGATGCCGCCAATCTCCATCTTCTGCTGGCCCCCATCCTGCGCGAGACCGGGGAGTTCCAGGGGGGGAAGGAAGCGATCATTCGCACCCGGGACTGCACCGCGTGCGGGCTGTGCGCTACGTTGTGCCGGTTCGGTTCCGTGCGGGAATCCGAAGGGAAGTTCGCGATCTCGCATTGCGAGGGCTGCGGCGTGTGTGTCGAATTCTGTCCCCAACACGCGATCGACTGGGTCCCCGCCATGACCGGAACTTGGATGGTCTCCGATTGTCCCACGGGTCGGATGGCCCATGCGCACCTGCGACCCGGTGCCGAGAATTCCGGCAAGCTCGCCGCCTTCGTGCGCAAGCTCGCCAAAGAGCAAGCGACCGAGACGGGGTCCGATCTTGTCCTGGTCGATGGCCCCCCGGGAATCGGGTGCCCCGTCATCGCTTCCCTGACCGGTGCCGACGCGGCGTTGATCGTCACCGAGCCCACCCCTTCGGGAATCCACGACATGGAACGCATCCTGGATTTGACACGTCACTTCGGAGTCGACACACGGGTCGTGATCAACAAGTTCGACATCAATCTTGAAAAGACGCAGAGGATCCGGGATCTGGTTTCCGGGCGCGGACTCGGATGGGTCGGGACCCTTCCGTATTCCCCGTTGTTCACGCAAGCGCAGGTGGAAGGAAAGCCGATCCCGTTGGCATTCCCCGACGCGGAGATCACCGAACGAATCCGGCTGATCTGGAAGGAGACAAAAACATGGATCGAACGCTGA
- a CDS encoding ATP-binding protein — MKIAVASGKGGTGKTTFSVALVLANRDRARIVDCDVEEPNAHLFLGGPEPVVETVRASISVVDGDLCTACGACVDFCQYNALALAGSGGLLVFPELCHDCGGCIRICPNNALTEGPVSRGTIETKIIGGDLELVTGRLEVGSPSAPAVIRAAIARAPSLERETTILDAPPGTACSFAACMLAADHCLLVTDPTPFGLHDLALAIEAIREMSKPFSVVINRSLGPDDLASVFCRDQGYAVAMRIAESREIAQACSQGKTLLDAIPGIGQDLRDLLDAILETRATEVSG, encoded by the coding sequence ATGAAGATCGCGGTCGCTTCAGGGAAAGGCGGAACAGGAAAAACGACCTTTTCCGTGGCCTTGGTGCTGGCCAATCGCGATCGGGCCCGTATCGTGGATTGCGACGTGGAAGAACCCAACGCCCATCTTTTTCTGGGCGGTCCCGAACCGGTGGTGGAGACCGTGCGGGCCTCGATCTCCGTGGTGGACGGCGATCTATGCACGGCTTGCGGAGCTTGCGTGGACTTTTGCCAGTACAATGCGCTTGCCCTGGCCGGTTCAGGAGGTCTGTTGGTCTTTCCCGAACTTTGCCACGACTGCGGTGGATGCATCCGAATCTGCCCGAACAACGCCTTGACCGAGGGGCCCGTCTCCCGTGGAACCATCGAGACCAAAATCATCGGAGGGGATCTGGAGCTGGTCACGGGACGTTTGGAGGTAGGGAGTCCGTCGGCGCCTGCCGTCATCCGCGCGGCCATCGCTCGCGCTCCTTCGCTGGAGCGCGAAACCACGATTCTCGATGCGCCACCGGGAACCGCTTGCTCGTTCGCCGCCTGCATGCTGGCGGCCGACCATTGCCTCCTGGTGACCGACCCCACGCCGTTCGGGTTGCACGATCTGGCCCTGGCCATCGAGGCGATTCGGGAAATGTCCAAGCCGTTTTCCGTGGTGATCAATCGGTCGCTCGGCCCCGACGACCTGGCCTCCGTGTTCTGCCGCGACCAAGGATATGCGGTGGCGATGCGCATTGCGGAAAGTCGGGAAATCGCCCAGGCCTGTTCGCAGGGCAAGACCCTTCTCGACGCGATTCCGGGCATCGGACAGGATCTGCGCGATCTTCTGGACGCGATCCTGGAAACCCGTGCGACGGAGGTGTCGGGATGA
- a CDS encoding NifB/NifX family molybdenum-iron cluster-binding protein — MKIAFPVAGSDLSAVLDARFGRAQKFLIVDSDNDTYELLENGSNVDASQGAGIQSAQSVIASGAKVVVSSHCGPKAFKVFQVAGIAVLQAPVASIADLLAKFKAGELEAMTGPDNAGHMG; from the coding sequence ATGAAAATCGCCTTTCCTGTTGCCGGCTCGGACCTTTCCGCTGTGTTGGATGCCCGGTTTGGTCGCGCCCAAAAGTTTCTGATCGTCGATTCCGACAACGACACGTACGAACTTCTCGAGAACGGATCGAACGTCGATGCTTCCCAGGGGGCGGGGATCCAGTCGGCCCAGTCGGTGATCGCGTCGGGCGCCAAGGTTGTGGTATCCAGCCACTGCGGTCCCAAAGCGTTCAAGGTCTTCCAAGTGGCCGGAATCGCTGTCCTGCAGGCTCCCGTCGCGTCCATCGCGGATTTGCTCGCGAAGTTCAAGGCGGGGGAGCTTGAGGCGATGACCGGACCCGACAACGCCGGGCACATGGGATGA